The proteins below are encoded in one region of Rhododendron vialii isolate Sample 1 chromosome 7a, ASM3025357v1:
- the LOC131333435 gene encoding uncharacterized protein LOC131333435 has translation MKSDTKEPESLLCDQGMRNHHSYTKILPKYSVWFLLFVSLAYFFYSVLLISPLNLYNQNPSILSRQSIISPPIQKDGALNQNPKTLEKTQLRHIVFGIAASSNLWHRRKSYIKLWWKPKEMRGFVWLDKQVKNNSDDQNTLPPLKISGSTKNLKYTNSKGSRSAIRISRIVSETVRLGLQDARWIVMGDDDTFFVAENLVRVLGKYDHNQFYYIGSPSESHIQNIHFSYNMAYGGGGFAISYSLAKALVKMQDGCIQRYPGLYGSDDRIQACMAELGVPLTKEVGFHQFDVYGNLLGLLTAHPIAPLVSLHHLDVVDPIFPYVNRVQALQRLKVPMKLDSAGLMQQSICYDKSKGWTVSVSWGYAVQIFRSKISAREMEKPQRTFVNWYMSSDSNTGFAFNTRPFIRNPCQRPNLYMLSNAVFNPSTNRTASEYVKSRALGLECKQNKAGPFGIHRVVVYKKPDPYLWDKARRRNCCRILPSKKTGILRIDVGDCGESEIIQY, from the exons ATGAAAAGTGACACAAAGGAGCCAGAATCTCTCCTTTGTGATCAGGGTATGAGAAATCATCATTCCTATACTAAAATCCTACCAAAGTATAGCGTCTGGTTTCTCCTCTTTGTCTCCCTTGCCTACTTTTTCTACTCAGTCCTACTCATATCTCCTTTAAACCTTtacaatcaaaaccctagtaTTCTCTCTCGTCAGTCCATCATATCACCTCCAATCCAGAAAGACGGCGCGCttaaccaaaaccctaaaaccctggAAAAGACACAGCTCCGTCACATTGTGTTTGGCATCGCTGCTTCTTCAAATCTATGGCACCGGAGGAAAAGCTACATCAAGTTGTGGTGGAAACCCAAAGAAATGCGAGGTTTTGTTTGGCTAGATAAACAGGTCAAAAACAATTCCgatgaccaaaatacccttccACCATTGAAGATATCGG GTAGTACTAAAAATTTAAAGTACACAAATTCAAAGGGTAGTCGGTCGGCTATACGAATATCGCGGATTGTATCAGAGACGGTGAGACTAGGGTTACAAGATGCGAGGTGGATCGTGATGGGGGACGACGATACGTTTTTTGTTGCCGAAAacttggttagggttttgggaaAATATGATCATAACCAATTTTACTATATCGGTAGTCCGTCGGAGAGTCATATACAAAATATTCATTTCTCGTACAATATGGCTTATGGGGGTGGAGGATTTGCAATTAGTTACTCATTGGCTAAAGCTCTTGTGAAAATGCAAGATGGGTGCATACAGAGGTATCCTGGGCTGTATGGCTCAGATGATCGGATTCAAGCTTGTATGGCTGAGCTCGGAGTCCCTCTCACCAAGGAAGTTGGattccaccag TTCGACGTGTACGGAAACCTGCTTGGGCTTCTCACGGCCCACCCGATCGCACCCCTAGTCTCACTCCACCACCTCGACGTGGTTGATCCCATATTCCCATACGTCAACCGTGTTCAAGCCCTACAGCGGCTCAAGGTCCCGATGAAGCTCGACTCGGCTGGACTCATGCAACAGTCCATTTGCTACGACAAGTCCAAAGGATGGACCGTATCGGTCTCGTGGGGCTACGCGGTCCAAATATTCCGGTCCAAAATCTCGGCCCGCGAAATGGAAAAGCCCCAGAGGACATTCGTCAATTGGTACATGAGCTCTGATTCGAACACTGGATTTGCCTTCAATACTCGGCCATTTATCAGGAATCCTTGCCAGAGGCCAAATCTGTACATGTTGTCCAATGCGGTGTTCAACCCTTCTACTAATCGGACTGCGAGCGAGTACGTTAAGTCTCGGGCCCTCGGCCTAGAATGCAAGCAGAACAAGGCTGGCCCTTTTGGGATTCACAGAGTGGTGGTCTACAAAAAGCCTGATCCTTATTTGTGGGATAAG GCTCGTAGAAGAAATTGCTGCAGGATCTTGCCATCAAAGAAGACTGGGATACTTCGAATCGACGTGGGCGATTGTGGAGAAAGTGAAATCATCCAATATTAA
- the LOC131333892 gene encoding ferric reduction oxidase 2-like, protein MDSMVVKRPPTSRSHGGIRIVRGAILALTSTVFLGYIIMWIMTGTNMYSTWFTKLRANYTNSTYFGSQGGMILVFTLPILFMAVVGCVYLHLGKGLSGIYMERKGRKNQIASLKRRPMVIKGLGVVSGIELTMFIMFIALLVWSFSTHLHLYFSFVTKRAIEKGEKIWEVKLDRVGLVLGVVGNLCLAFLFFPVTRSSSVLPLFGLTSEGSIKYHIWLGHITMVLFTAHGVVYIVYWIVTKRYSEMVDWASTRIANVPGELSLLFGLFLWVTTHPRIRKNMFELFFYTHYLYILFIVFYIFHLGIPFAYTILPGFYLFAIDRYLRFLQSRKSVRLVSARVLPYETLELNFSKTRDLSYTPTSMIFINVPSVSKLQWHPFTISSNSNLEPNNLSVIIKNEGSWTKNLYQMLSSPSPLHHLRVCVEGPHGPASTHFLRHDMLVMVSGGSGIAPFISIIRELIFTASTLKRKTPRVLLICAFKYSSDLTMLDLLVPNSGTPSGISNLELEIEAYVTRENEPPLEKPKILQTIWFKPNFMDAPLSPTLGPNGWLWLGAIISSSFIIYLLFMGILTRYYIFPIDHNTSKIFSHTLQAMLNMSLACISIAVAASIGFLVNKRRKSMEAEQIQNVENATPEVSPDTWFGNDRELESLPHQSFTKVNYGGRPELKRILLECKEKSVGVLVCGPKKMRHEVAASCSSSLAENLHFESLSFNW, encoded by the exons atggattcCATGGTGGTGAAGAGACCACCCACTTCCCGTAGCCATGGAGGAATCAGAATCGTCCGTGGAGCCATACTGGCACTAACAAGTACAGTATTTCTTGGATACATCATTATGTGGATAATGACTGGCACAAATATGTACAGCACCTGGTTTACCAAGCTTCGAGCTAATTACACCAATTCAACTTACTTTGGGAGCCAAG GTGGAATGATTCTGGTTTTCACACTGCCCATTCTATTCATGGCTGTTGTGGGTTGTGTATATCTCCATTTGGGGAAGGGACTGAGTGGCATTTACATGGAAAG AAAGGGCAGAAAGAATCAAATTGCTTCGTTGAAACGTCGACCGATGGTTATCAAAGGCCTAGGGGTTGTTTCTGGGATAGAGCTAACCATGTTCATCATGTTCATTGCCCTCTTGGTTTGGTCTTTCTCAACTCATTTGCATCTCTACTTCTCTTTCGTCACCAAACGAGCAATCGAAAAAGGCGAGAAGat ATGGGAAGTCAAGCTGGATAGGGTTGGTCTCGTTCTGGGCGTTGTCGGAAACTTATGTCTTGCATTTCTCTTCTTCCCCGTGACTCGGAGCTCGTCTGTTTTGCCGCTCTTCGGTCTCACCTCAGAAGGCAGCATCAAGTATCACATATGGCTTGGACACATTACCATGGTCCTCTTTACCGCTCACGGTGTCGTTTACATTGTCTACTGGATTGTCACCAAAAGATATTCAGAG ATGGTTGATTGGGCTTCCACTCGAATAGCTAATGTGCCAGGAGAACTGTCCTTGCTATTCGGCTTGTTCTTGTGGGTAACGACACACCCTCGCATACGGAAAAACATGTTCGAGCTCTTCTTCTACACCCATTACTTGTACATCCTCTTCATCGTTTTCTACATCTTCCACTTGGGCATCCCTTTTGCCTACACCATTCTCCCTGGTTTCTACCTCTTCGCCATCGACCGGTACCTCAGGTTCCTACAATCGCGAAAAAGCGTTCGCCTAGTTTCTGCCCGAGTTCTGCCTTACGAAACTCTGGAGCTCAATTTCTCAAAGACTCGAG ATTTGAGTTATACTCCAACAAGCATGATCTTCATAAATGTGCCAAGCGTTTCAAAACTACAGTGGCATCCTTTCACCATTAGCTCCAACAGCAATCTTGAACCAAACAATCTAAGTGTCATCATCAAGAACGAAGGAAGTTGGACTAAGAATCTCTACCAGATGCTTTCTTCCCCCTCTCCCCTGCACCATCTCAGAGTGTGTGTTGAAGGCCCTCATGGACCTGCTTCAACTCATTTTCTAAG GCACGATATGCTTGTGATGGTGAGTGGAGGCAGTGGCATCGCGCCTTTCATTTCTATTATCCGAGAGCTCATCTTTACAGCCTCAACATTGAAAAGAAAGACGCCACGGGTTCTTCTTATATGCGCGTTCAAGTATTCGTCGGACCTCACCATGCTAGACCTTCTCGTCCCGAATTCCGGCACACCCTCTGGCATTTCCAACTTGGAGCTAGAAATTGAGGCCTACGTAACAAGAGAGAACGAACCGCCATTAGAGAAGCCAAAGATCCTTCAAACCATTTGGTTCAAGCCTAATTTCATGGATGCACCTTTATCTCCGACTTTAGGCCCTAACGGCTGGCTATGGCTCGGTGCAATTATATCGTCTTCGTTCATCATTTACCTCCTCTTTATGGGGATCCTTACCCGATACTACATCTTCCCCATCGATCACAACACTAGCAAGATATTCTCGCACACGCTACAAGCCATGCTAAATATGTCGCTCGCATGCATCTCCATTGCCGTAGCGGCCAGCATAGGTTTTCTGGTGAACAAGAGAAGAAAATCAATGGAAGCTGAACAAATTCAAAACGTAGAAAATGCTACCCCTGAAGTCTCTCCAGACACATGGTTCGGTAATGATAGGGAGTTGGAAAGCTTGCCCCACCAGTCTTTCACCAAGGTGAACTATGGTGGAAGACCTGAGTTAAAAA GAATTTTGTTGGAGTGCAAGGAAAAAAGTGTTGGAGTCCTTGTATGTGGGCCAAAGAAGATGAGACATGAGGTTGCTGCCTCTTGTTCATCTAGTTTGGCTGAGAACTTGCACTTCGAGTCCCTTAGTTTCAACTGGTGA